TAGGAAGTGAAGCGACGTAGAGATAGAGGACATCGGACCCAAAAGTAAAAGGAGTGAGAACCATGCCAAAAGAGGAGATTATGACAGGACCTGGAGTCATTAAGCTCGTGTCAAAATATATGGCGCCTCAACATGTTGCGTTTGTTCAAAAAGCCTGCGATTACGCAGAAAAAGCGCATGAGGGTCAAGTTAGACAGTCAGGTGAACCTTATTTTATCCATCCAATCCAAGTGGCTGGAATTTTAGCTGAATTACGGATGGATCCACATACTGTTGCGACAGGATTTTTACATGATGTAGTAGAAGATACTGACGTAACACTTGAAGATCTAGCAAATGAGTTTGGTGCTGACGTTGCGATGTTAGTGGATGGTGTGACCAAACTTGGTAAAATAAAATATAAATCTCACGAAGAACAATTAGCTGAAAATCACCGGAAAATGTTGTTAGCAATGGCGCAAGATTTACGTGTGATTATGGTGAAATTAGCTGACCGCTTGCACAATATGCGCACATTAAAACATTTGCGGGAAGATAAACAGCGTCGGATTGCACAAGAAACAATCGAAATCTATGCACCGCTTGCCCATCGTTTAGGGATCAGCCGGATCAAGTGGGAATTGGAAGATACCGCACTACGCTATATCAATCCAAATCAATATTACCGAATCGTTAATTTAATGCAAAGTAAAAGAGACGAACGGGAAGCTTATGTTGAAGAAGCTGTGGAAGACATTCGTTTAGCGACAGAAGATTTAGATATTTATGCTGAAATTTATGGACGTCCAAAACATATTTACTCGATTTATCGCAAAATGAAAGATCAGAAAAAACAATTCAATGAAATTTATGATTTATTGGCAATCCGTGTAATCGTTGATTCGATCAAAGATTGTTATGCTGTCTTAGGCGCGATTCACACAAAGTGGACACCAATGCCTGGACGTTTTAAAGACTATATTGCAATGCCAAAAGCTAATATGTATCAATCGATCCATACGACCGTTATCGGACCAAAAGGCAACCCTGTAGAAGTTCAAATCAGGACTCACGAAATGCATCAAATCGCTGAATTTGGGGTTGCGGCTCACTGGGCTTATAAGGAAGGTAAGACTGAAAAAGTCGATGAAGATAATGATACGAAACAATTGAGTTGGTTCCGTGAAATTCTGGAACTGCAAGATGAAAGCTACGATGCTTCTGAATTTATGGAAAGTGTTAAAGGCGATATTTTCAGCGATAAAGTCTATGTTTTCACTCCAACTGGTGAAGTGACCGAATTGCCGAAAGGCTCTGGTCCGTTAGACTTTGCTTATAGTGTGCATACTGAAATCGGGAACAAAACAACGGGTGCCAAAGTCAATGGAAAAATGGTCCAATTGGATTACACACTGAAAAATGGAGATATTATTGAAGTTTTGACCTCGCCAAACTCCTTTGGTCCAAGTCGTGACTGGTTGAAAATGGTTGCGACCAGTAAGGCGCGGAACAAAATCAAACGATTCTTTAAAGTTCAAGATCGTGAAGTCAACATTATCAAAGGTCACGACGCTATCAGTAAGTACTTGATCGAACACGGTTTTACGCCAAAAGAATTTCTAAGTAAAACGAAAATGGCGGAAGCACTAGATCGTTTTAATTTCCAAACAGAAGATGATCTTTATGCGGCTGTCGGTTATGGGGAAATCAGTGCTCAAGTGGTCTTTAATCGTTTAACAGAAAAAGAGCGAAAAGAGCAAGAAATCGAACGCCAAAAACAAGAAGCAGAAGAATTAATGACACAACCTGTCAAAAAAGAATCCGATAAGATGAAAGTTCGTCATGAGGGCGGCATCGTGATTCAAGGTGTTGAAAATCTGCTTGTTCGTATCAGTCGTTGTTGTAATCCTGTTCCTGGGGATGAAATCGTTGGATACATCACAAAAGGCCGCGGGGTTTCAATTCATAGAGCTGATTGTCCTAACGTGCAACATCAAGAAGAACTCGCCCAACGCTTGATTGAAGTGGAATGGGAAGATACTGATAATTCGAATAAAGAGTATGATGCTGATTTAGAGATTTACGGCTATAATCGCAGTGGATTATTGAATGATGTCTTACAAGTCATCAGTTCAATGACTAAAAATTTAGTGAGTGTAGAAGCCAAGCCGACTAAAAATAAAATGGCGATGATCCACGTCACAGTGAAAATCCAAAATCTAGCACATTTAAAAACAATCGTGGATAAAATTAAAAATATACCGGACGTTTATAATGTCCGTCGTACCAATGGCTAGGAGGTATAAATATGAGAGCAGTGATTCAGCGTGTAACACAAGCTGAAGTGGTGATCGAGCAACAAAGCGTTGGGAAAATCGCTCAAGGATTTATGATTTTATTGGGAATCCATGAATCAGATACAATAGATGATGTGGCTTATCTAGTTCGTAAAATCAGTAAACTTCGTGTATTTGAAGATAATGGTGGCAAAATGAATCTAAGTCTACAAGAGATTAATGGGAGTATTTTAAGCGTTTCGCAATTCACCTTGTATGCAGATACGAAAAAAGGCAACCGACCGAGCTTTATAGAAGCAGCTCGACCAGAAGTCGCAATTCCTTTATATGAGCAATTCAATAAACAATTGAAAGAATTGGCGATCCCTGTAGAGACAGGTGAATTTGGAGCTGATATGAAAGTATCATTGATCAACGATGGACCAGTCACGATCATTATTGATACAAAAGATAAATAATAGAAACATCATTCCTGAAGGTATTTGAGGGGGAATGATGTTTTTTTATAAGTTATAAGGAAAGTCACATTAAGATAGAAATGCTTGGTATAATGAAGTATCAAGCGATTGTTGAGGTGTACAATGGAAAAATACAAAGAACAATTACAACCGAAATTAAAAAAACTACCTGTACCGGAACTCTATGAAACCTTAGCTAGACTAAACGAATGGATTAGCCCTCTAGTCACAGCAGAAGAGCTAGCAGCTTTTCAAACAAAAGCGGCAATCTTTAGTACGTCTGTTGGAGCGCAGTTACAAACAGAATTAGTTGAACAAATGGAACAAACCACGGGTAGTTGGTTAGCTCCGTTATGGCAAAAAAGTTATTTAGAAAGTCGTGGACCTTTACAAAGTGAATCAAATTTTGCATTGATCATCAAAGAGGAATATTATGATCAAATCAAATCAAAAGAAGCACGAGCCGCTCAGCTGATTTATCAAATGACTAAAATTTATCTAAGTTTAGCTGACGGAACATATCCGATCGAATTTACCAAAAATAATCAACATGTAGATATGTCTTTCTACTTAAATTTTTTCAAAAGCTGTCGAATACCTGGAAATAAGCAGGATTCCTTGTATAGAGGAGAAACTCAAACAACTGAAAATTACATCATGATTTTTGTGAATGGCGTTTATTTTCGTTTAGATGTCACTGATGCATCAGGGGAAATCTATCCTTTGGAGCAATTACAAGAAAATCTGAATTATATTCAATCACTGGAGATAATCCCAAAACAAGGAGAAGAGTTGATTTCTTATCTAACTGGAGTTGAAAGAGAGAGTTCTTACGTGCTTTATCAACAACTCAAACAAGAGGAATTCAATCATCAGAACCTGAAACAAATTGAAGCTGCTTTGTTTATTTTAAGCTTTTCAAAGGGTAAAGATGAGTCAAAAGAGGAGCGCATTACCGAAGTTTTATTGAATACGAGCCATCAATTTCTGTCAAAAACAACCCAAGCAGTCATTACTAAAAATGGTCATATCGGTTTTAATATGGAGCATACTGCGATCGATGGTGTACCAACTTTGAACTTACTGACTAAAATAGTTGAATCATTTAATGATCCCGCTATGAAAATAACTACAAAATGTTCTTCTGATCTTGCTAAAAAAATGGAGTGGACTTTGACGAGCCAAATGATCGATAGCTTAGAAGCGGCGCACAAGCTCGTGGAACAAGAAAATGGTTCGTATAGTATCAAACAGCGAGTCATTTCAGCTATAGGAAAAGAACGAATGAAGCAAGCAAAAGTCAGCCCAGATGCTTTTTTCCATATTGCCTTAGCAATCGCACAGCAAAGGGTTTTTGGTAAGCTAAGATCGGTTTATGAACCAGTTGCAATGCATATGTATTATGAGGGACGAACGGAATCAGCTCGTTCAATCAGCGAAGAGAAAAAGCAATTTGTAGAAGCCTTTTACAATAAAAATAAGCGACAAAACCAAGAAGCGTTAGTCGCATTATTCTTTGAAGCTGCAATGGCGCATTCTGATCGTATTATTCAATGCCAAAACGGTAAAGGTGTGGAGCGCCATCTGTTTGGCTTGCAAAAAATGACAGTGCGTTCCAAAACAGAGACAACTACTTTTACTGCAGAAGTGCTTAAGATTTTAGGTGACGATTTTATCTCTACTACTGGGATTCCTTATAACATTTTAGAATCGTTTAGCTTTGGTCCCGTCAACAAAAGTGGTTTTGGTCTGTATTATGGTATTTTAGAGGAAGAAGTGATTTTAACTATTTCAGCTAAAATAAATCGTGAAAAGGAAGCAAGACAACTGCTAGAAGGAATAGAACAAGCGATGATTGAGTTAACGGATCTTTTAGCCATTTAAAAACGAAAGCAATACTGGAAATAATAACTAAGATGATAAAGAAGTCTTAACATTTGTTGATTTTTTTCTAAAAGGTAATATAAAATGATTTGATTAAATCGTAATCATTATGTTTTGTTTCGGCTAAAACAGAAAGGAGCTATCAAATAAAGTTGATTTAATCAATAAAATGAAAATGGGAATTCGTTTATGAAAACGGAAAAGAAAAAAAGATATACAGCATTAGGCATTTTTTTATTAGGGGCTATACTGATTAGTGGGTGCACTCAAAATAAGCATCAAGAAATAGCAAATAAGAATTCTGAAACCAGTCAGATTCCCAAAGAAGAATCAGTGCCTGATCATCAACATAAGCACACACATGACGGAGAGTTTGAAGAAGAGGACGTTCAAAATAGAACTTTGCAAGATTGGTCTGGTGATTGGCAATCGATTTATCCTTATTTACTTGATGGAACGTTAGATGAAGTACTGAAACATAAGGCGGAAGAGAAAAAAGACAAAAGTTTTGATGAGTATAAAGAGTATTATACAACAGGCTATAAGACCGATACGCAAAGAATCATTGTCGAAGAAAACACAATTGAAATTGTTAAAGGTGAGACATCTCAAAAAGCAGAGTACAAATATGATGGGTATAAAATTTTGACCTACGGTTCTGGTAAAAAAGGTGTACGCTATCTATTTAGTACGGTTGATGAAAATAGCGGTGCCCCAAAGCATATTCAATTTAGTGATCATAACATCAAGCCAACGAAAGCTGAGCATTTTCATTTGTATTTTGGAGATGAGAGTCAGGATACGCTATTGAAAGAATTGGAAAATTGGCCAACCTATTATAAGAGTGATTTATCAGGCGCCGATATTGTCCATGATATGTTGCATCATCATTAAGTTTAAAAAAAGAAATGAAGGCAAAATGCTTCATTTCTTTTTTTATTCAATTTGTACTAAAATAAAGCGGCGTATTTCCATTAACTATTGGAATTTTGGTAACAAAATGTCTTAAAAAGCAGAAAGCTAAATTTTTCTGGCTTTTCTATAGTATAATAATGGCAACTGAGTTTATCAGTAATGAAACAGATGAAGGATGGGCGCAAATTGGGAAAAATCAGAATCAATAATATGAAGTTTTACACTAAAAATGGTGTTTTACCAGAAGAACGAATTTTAGGCCAACAGTTGGAAGTTGATGTGGAATTAAGATTATCATTAGATCAAGCTGGTAAAACAGATGATGTGAATGACACCGTTAGTTATGCTGAAGTGAATGATCAAATTGCGCAACGGTTAACCACTCATTCTTATAACTTAATAGAAGCTGTCGCTTCAGCAATTTTAGATGATATTGAAGCAGAACATGGCAAAAAATTAACAAGTGCTCTTGTTCGTGTTAGAAAATATAGTGTACCAATGCCAGGAGTATTTGATAATATCGAAATCGAAATGGAAAGAGACTTCATATGACAATTAGCTATTTAGCTTTAGGGAGTAATTTAGGTGATCGCTTAGAAACGTTGCAAAAAGCCGTTAAATTATTGGATCAAGAACCTGAGATTCAGGTCATCAAAAAATCAAAACTTTATGAAACATTGCCATATGGTGATGTTCCTCAAGAAAACTATTATAATGCTGTAATTCAAATCAATACAACTTATGATCCTCTGCAATTATTAAACAAAACACAGGCAATTGAAAAAAAATTAGGCAGAGAGCGTTTGATCCATTGGGGACCGCGGACGTTAGATATTGATATTTTATTGATGAATGGTGAAAAAATAGCAACAGACCGTTTAACTATTCCACACAAAGAAATGCTTAAACGATCCTTTGTGTTAGTTCCATTAAAAGATGTTTACTCAGAAGAGACATATCAAGGAAAATCGTTTGATCAGTTGATCGCAACTACAGGGAATCAAGCAGAAGTTTGGCTTAGTAAAGAAAGTTGGTAAGAAGATGGATGAAAAACAATTAGCCGTAATTGAGCAGGCAGTAAAACAAATCCTAAGTGCAATTGGAGAAGACCCCGATAGAGCAGGCGTTAAAGATACACCAACTCGAGTAGCTAAAATGTATAAGGAAGTATTTTCTTCATTAAGAGCGCCAGAGTTTGATGATTATGCATTATTTGACAGTCTGAATGAAGACGATATGGTACTAGTCAAAGACATTCAATTTTATTCAATGTGCGAGCATCATCTATTACCGTTTTATGGGAAAGTCCATGTTGCTTATATCCCTGATGCAAGCAAAGTTTTAGGTTTAAGTAAGTTGCCCCGTTTGGTAGAAAATTGTGCCAAACGTCCAAGTGTACAAGAAGACCTAACCATCATGATCGCAAACAAATTAGTTGAACATGTACCTGTTAAAGGTGTGGCTGTAGCAATTGAGGCTGAACACATGTGTATGACGATGCGTGGTGTTAAATCACCTAGTAGCGTAACGAAAACTTTTCATTATCAAGGTGTATTTAAAACCGATAAAGAATGTAAAAATGATTTTTTAAAAGCAATCAAGGCATAAGGAATGAGTAGAATGAAAATCATTGTCGGTACGAATAACCAAGGCAAGCTACAAGAAATGCAGTCCGCTTATCCTCAGGACCAGATTCAGTTTGATTCATATACCAACTATACGAAAAAAGAGTGTGAGATCGCAGAAACTGGTAAAACATATGCTGAAAATGCACTGATCAAGGCTCGATTTTATGCGGAAATACTTGGAAAACCGGTATTAGCTGATGATGGTGGCTTAGAAATTGAAGCTTTCCCTGAACTCTTAGGCGTTGAGACAGCGCGATTTTTTAAATCTGGGATGACAGACACCCAAAAAAATCGACAGCTTTTTCGTTTATTTGACGAACAAAATACAGTATCACGAGCAATAAGTTTACATGCTGTATTGGTTTATGCTTGGCCAAATGGTGAGTATCTTCTTTCAGGAAAAGAGCTCAAAGGAGAATTGACAACAAAAGAAGTAGGCGAAATGGGCTATGGCTTTGATAAAATTTTTTATCTACCAGAAAAACATAAAACCCTTGCTCAGTTACCCAAAGCGCAACGGAATGATCTAAGTCCAAGAGTATCGGCATTGAAGCAATTGGTTGGAAAATTAAAGGAGCAGAAAAGATGATAAAAGAGGGATACTTTACTAAAAAAGAACCCCAAATTATGGGAATCTTAAATGTGACACCTGATTCATTTTCAGATGGCGGCCAATTTAATGAACTAGCTAAAGCAATGGCTCACTGTGAAGAAATGTTGGCAGCAAATGTTGATATCATTGACATTGGTGGCCAATCTACACGTCCAAATTATCAAGAGATTTCAGCGAAAGAAGAAAAGGAAAGAATCTTGCCGATCATACGAGCAGTCAGAAAAAAAACAGACAAACCGATTTCAATCGATACGTATTTTCCAGAAGTTGCCGATGCAGCACTAGCAGCAGGAGCGAATGTCATCAATGATATCAAAGGGTTGGATACGAATGGTATGATTGAGATCGCACAAAAATATCCTGATTGTGGTGTGATCATCATGCATTCACGTCCAAGACGTACTGAATTATCAGTAGCTGACGATATTCAACAGTTTTATCAAGAAAAAATAGAACTTTGTCAAAAATCGGAAATTGATTCAATGCGAATTTGTTTTGATCCAGGAATTGGTTTTGGCAAATCACAAGAAGAAAATATAGAGATCTTAAAACATCCAGAAGCTTTTCGATATCAAGATTATCCGTTGTTATATGGCGTATCAAGAAAACGAACGATTGCGGCATTGACTAATGAAGCAGACCCAACAGAACGTGACTTCGGCTCGATTGCCGCTTCATTATTTGCTGTCAATAAAGGTATCGAGATCGTTCGAGTTCATCATGTCAAAGGGATGAGAGACACGTTGAATGTGTGGCAGACACTGAGTAGCAAATAATGATTGTTGCTATTTGTTACGGTAGTTAATGAACTGCTCGTTGAAATTCTGCTTGACTTTATTTCCAATCTCTAGTAATTTATAGATACTATAAAAAAATCGATGAAAGAACGAGTAGATTTCAAACTAACTGTAGAAGAGAAAGTTGCCATGGCTGAAAGCAACTTCATTAGAGAAATCGAAAGACATTCTGGAGATGAACGGAGGAAAAGCCGTTCCGTTACGAGCGTTAATCGTTGGAGGAAAGAGCAATCTTTCGAACTTAGGTGGTACCGCGTGTGTCTATTCACTCGCCCTTGTATTTAATACAAGGGCGAGTTTTTGTTGTGAATCACCACGACTGGCTCCGCCAGAGTGGATGATGAACAATACTTGGCGAACGAAGTGAGAGAAGTTTCCGTACTAGGAATCACCAAACCTCGTAATCGAAACAAAAAGCAATGATCAGCGAAGGAAAATTATAATCTAATCTTACAACCAGCTCTAAAGCTACTTCAAACCAATCAAACTTTACCAAAATAGAATACAAACAATGAACAATAAATAGGAGATGAAGAATGTGAGTTATCAAAAACCAAAAGGAACCAATGACTTATTACCAGGAACTTCCGAAAAATGGCAGTTTGTTGAAGAAACAGCACGTTTGATTTTTCGAGACTACCAATATGAAGAAATCCGTACGCCGATTTTTGAACACTATGAAGTCATTTCTCGCAGCGTAGGAGATACAACAGATATCGTGTCAAAAGAAATGTATGACTTTTACGATAAAGGGGATCGTCATGTAACCTTACGTCCAGAGGGAACAGCACCAATCGTTCGTTCTTTTATTGAAAATAAATTATTTGGACCTGAATTTGCGAAACCATATAAAACTTATTATATGGGACCAATGTTTCGTTATGAACGTCCTCAAGCAGGTCGTTTGAGACAATTCCATCAAATCGGAGCAGAAGCTTTCGGTAGCGTGAATCCAGCGGTTGATGTTGAAAGTATGGCAATGGCTTTAGACTTTTTCAAACAATTAGGCATCAATCAAATTCGATTAGTGATCAACTCTTTAGGCGATAAAGCGACAAGAAAGGTGTATCGTCAAGCGTTGATTGATTATTTAGAACCAAAAGCAGCTGAATTGAGTGAGGATTCAAAACGTCGTTTGCACGAGAATCCATTGCGTGTATTAGATAGTAAAGATAAAAAAGATCAAGCGATCGTAGCAGAGGCACCCTCGATTTTAGATTATCTTAGCGAGGCATCAAAAGAACATTTTGAAACAGTTAAAACAATGCTAAACGAATTGAATATCCCGTTTGAAGTGGATAGCAATATGGTTCGTGGGCTAGACTATTACACAGATACGATTTTTGAAGTAATGAGTGAAGCACCTGGCATGGGCGCACAAGCAACGATTTGTGCTGGTGGGCGTTATGATGGATTAGTTGAAGAATTAGGAGGACCTGCAACTCCTGGTTTTGGTTTTGCGATGGGAATCGAGCGTATTTTGATTACAATGGAGGCAGAAGGGGTTGCAGTTCCTGTAATCAATGAAATCGATGCTTATGTAGTTGGAATCGGTGAGCAAACAAATATTACATCGCTAAAACTAGTTCAAGCGATTCGTAATTTTGGTTTTTCAGCTGATCGTGATTTTATGGATCGTAAAGCCAAAGCGCAATTTAAAACAGCCGCTAAATTAAACGCCAAACTAGCATTGACATTAGGTGAAACTGAATTAGCAGAAGGCGTTGTAAATGTAAAATCAATGGCCAATCGTAATGAAAAAGCATTTCCACTATCAGATATTTATGAAAGATTCGATGAAGTCTATGATGAAATGATGACCGTGATGTTTGATCAATAAAAAGTAAAAAATGAAGAGGAGCAAAAATCAATGGCAAAAAGAACAGTATACTGTGGAGAAGTTTCTGCAGATTTAGTAGGACAAGTAATTACCTTAAAAGGGTGGGTGCAAAAGCGCCGTGACTTAGGTGGCGTTATTTTTATCGATTTACGTGACCGTGAAGGAATTGCGCAAGTGGTCTTCAATCCAGCCCACTCAAAAGAGGCGTGGGAAATTGCAGATAAATGCCGTAGTGAATATGTAATCGAAATTACTGGTGAGCTAACTTATCGTGACAAAGAAGCAATCAACCCTAAAATGAAAACTGGTGAATTTGAAGTGATGGCAACAGACATCACGATTTTAAATACAGCGAAAACACCACCGTTTTTAATTGAAGATGAAAACAATGTTGGCGATGAAATTCGTATGAAATATCGTTATTTAGATTTACGTCGTCCACAAATGACTGCAAACTTAAAATTACGTCATGAAGTAACAAAATCGATTCGTCATTATTTAGATGATACTGATTTTATCGATATCGAAACACCTTATTTTGGTAAATCAACACCAGAAGGCGCGCGTGACTACTTAGTTCCTTCACGTGTCCATGCAGGTCATTTTTATGCGTTACCACAATCACCACAAATTTTTAAACAATTGTTGATGAATGCAGGTTTCGATCGTTATTATCAAATCGTTCGTTGTTTCCGTGATGAAGATCTACGTGGGGACCGTCAACCAGAATTTACCCAAGTCGATTTAGAAACAACCTTCTTGTCTCCAGAAGAAATTCAAACAATGACTGAAGAAATGTTAGCGAAAGTGATGCGTGAAACAAAAGGAATCGAAGTGACGTTACCATTCCCTCGTATCAGCTATGATGAAGCGATGTCACGTTATGGAAGCGACAAACCAGATACACGTTTCGATATGGAATTGATCGATATCGCTGATGTGGTCAAAGATGTTGATTTCAAAGTTTTCCAAATGGCGCTTGAAAATGGCGGACATGTTAAAGCGTTGAACGCTAAAGGCGCAGCAGATAAATATTCTAGAAAAGATATGGATAATCTAGGTACCTATGTAAGTCAATTTGGTGGCAAAGGACTTGCTTGGTTAAAAGTAGAAGAAGAAGGTCTAAAAGGACCGATTGCAAAATTCTTAACAGAGGTTTCAGATGACTTGATCAAAGCAACAAATGCTGAGGTTGGCGATATCTTGATGTTTGGTGCAGACAAACCAGAAATCGTTGCGGCTGCTTTGGGCGCTGTTCGTTCTCGCTTAGGGAAAGAATTAGGGTTGATCAATGAGTCTAAATTTAATTTCCTATGGGTTATTGATTGGCCATTATTTGAATATGATGAAGAAGCTGGTCGATACGTTTCTGCTCACCATCCATTCACGCAACCAAAAGAATCTGATATTGAATTACTTTCGACAGATCCAGCAAAAGTCTATGCTGAAGCATATGATATCGTCTTGAACGGTTATGAATTAGGTGGTGGTTCGCTGCGTATTCACAAACGTGATTTACAAGAAAAAATGTTTGAAACACTAGGATTTACGAAAGAATCAGCGCAAGAGCAGTTTGGCTTCTTATTAGATGCTTTAGACTACGGCTTCCCTCCACACGGTGGAATCGCATTAGGTTTAGACCGTTTAGTAATGTTATTAGCGGGTGAAAACAATATTCGTGAAGTGATTGCTTTCCCTAAAAACGGAAAAGCAGCTGATCCAATGACAAGTGCACCAAGTGTGGTTTCACCGTTACAATTATTTGAATTGAACATTGATGTAACTGCGATAGATGAATAAATCTTGACTTAGTCAGAGAATAACGAGCTTTCAATAAACTACCATCGTTTATTGGAAGCTTTTTTCTGATCTCATAAGCGAAAATAGCCCTTTCAATAAAAGAATAGTTCCTCTATAATTTAAATAGGAGATTTGGTTAAAGGAGTGGGGAAATTGAAAAATAAGAATCATATATTTTTTTTGATGATTGTTGTCGTATTAACCGTTTTTGCAGGATTGTCCTTTTATGTGTTTAGACCAACAAGTGTTGAAACATATAATAAGGAAATCAAAGGGCTGCAAGAAGCAGAACAAAACGATTTACATGAGCAAAATGAACCGCCAAAAATGGCTAGTCAAAAGCAAACGGATGTATTAGTCAAGGGGGAGTCACTCTATGTGACCTATGACTCAGGTGAGAATTGGGAAGAAGTTCCTGAACGTTTAGAAAAGATTCAATTTGGCGAATATACGCCTTCTTATGATAACGAGTTGATGGAAAACAGCTATTTTTTAACAA
The DNA window shown above is from Enterococcus sp. 12C11_DIV0727 and carries:
- the dtd gene encoding D-aminoacyl-tRNA deacylase — translated: MRAVIQRVTQAEVVIEQQSVGKIAQGFMILLGIHESDTIDDVAYLVRKISKLRVFEDNGGKMNLSLQEINGSILSVSQFTLYADTKKGNRPSFIEAARPEVAIPLYEQFNKQLKELAIPVETGEFGADMKVSLINDGPVTIIIDTKDK
- the folE gene encoding GTP cyclohydrolase I FolE, translating into MDEKQLAVIEQAVKQILSAIGEDPDRAGVKDTPTRVAKMYKEVFSSLRAPEFDDYALFDSLNEDDMVLVKDIQFYSMCEHHLLPFYGKVHVAYIPDASKVLGLSKLPRLVENCAKRPSVQEDLTIMIANKLVEHVPVKGVAVAIEAEHMCMTMRGVKSPSSVTKTFHYQGVFKTDKECKNDFLKAIKA
- a CDS encoding non-canonical purine NTP pyrophosphatase, coding for MKIIVGTNNQGKLQEMQSAYPQDQIQFDSYTNYTKKECEIAETGKTYAENALIKARFYAEILGKPVLADDGGLEIEAFPELLGVETARFFKSGMTDTQKNRQLFRLFDEQNTVSRAISLHAVLVYAWPNGEYLLSGKELKGELTTKEVGEMGYGFDKIFYLPEKHKTLAQLPKAQRNDLSPRVSALKQLVGKLKEQKR
- a CDS encoding choline/carnitine O-acyltransferase; amino-acid sequence: MEKYKEQLQPKLKKLPVPELYETLARLNEWISPLVTAEELAAFQTKAAIFSTSVGAQLQTELVEQMEQTTGSWLAPLWQKSYLESRGPLQSESNFALIIKEEYYDQIKSKEARAAQLIYQMTKIYLSLADGTYPIEFTKNNQHVDMSFYLNFFKSCRIPGNKQDSLYRGETQTTENYIMIFVNGVYFRLDVTDASGEIYPLEQLQENLNYIQSLEIIPKQGEELISYLTGVERESSYVLYQQLKQEEFNHQNLKQIEAALFILSFSKGKDESKEERITEVLLNTSHQFLSKTTQAVITKNGHIGFNMEHTAIDGVPTLNLLTKIVESFNDPAMKITTKCSSDLAKKMEWTLTSQMIDSLEAAHKLVEQENGSYSIKQRVISAIGKERMKQAKVSPDAFFHIALAIAQQRVFGKLRSVYEPVAMHMYYEGRTESARSISEEKKQFVEAFYNKNKRQNQEALVALFFEAAMAHSDRIIQCQNGKGVERHLFGLQKMTVRSKTETTTFTAEVLKILGDDFISTTGIPYNILESFSFGPVNKSGFGLYYGILEEEVILTISAKINREKEARQLLEGIEQAMIELTDLLAI
- a CDS encoding metal-binding protein ZinT, with the translated sequence MKTEKKKRYTALGIFLLGAILISGCTQNKHQEIANKNSETSQIPKEESVPDHQHKHTHDGEFEEEDVQNRTLQDWSGDWQSIYPYLLDGTLDEVLKHKAEEKKDKSFDEYKEYYTTGYKTDTQRIIVEENTIEIVKGETSQKAEYKYDGYKILTYGSGKKGVRYLFSTVDENSGAPKHIQFSDHNIKPTKAEHFHLYFGDESQDTLLKELENWPTYYKSDLSGADIVHDMLHHH
- the folB gene encoding dihydroneopterin aldolase is translated as MGKIRINNMKFYTKNGVLPEERILGQQLEVDVELRLSLDQAGKTDDVNDTVSYAEVNDQIAQRLTTHSYNLIEAVASAILDDIEAEHGKKLTSALVRVRKYSVPMPGVFDNIEIEMERDFI
- the folP gene encoding dihydropteroate synthase, yielding MIKEGYFTKKEPQIMGILNVTPDSFSDGGQFNELAKAMAHCEEMLAANVDIIDIGGQSTRPNYQEISAKEEKERILPIIRAVRKKTDKPISIDTYFPEVADAALAAGANVINDIKGLDTNGMIEIAQKYPDCGVIIMHSRPRRTELSVADDIQQFYQEKIELCQKSEIDSMRICFDPGIGFGKSQEENIEILKHPEAFRYQDYPLLYGVSRKRTIAALTNEADPTERDFGSIAASLFAVNKGIEIVRVHHVKGMRDTLNVWQTLSSK
- the folK gene encoding 2-amino-4-hydroxy-6-hydroxymethyldihydropteridine diphosphokinase; its protein translation is MTISYLALGSNLGDRLETLQKAVKLLDQEPEIQVIKKSKLYETLPYGDVPQENYYNAVIQINTTYDPLQLLNKTQAIEKKLGRERLIHWGPRTLDIDILLMNGEKIATDRLTIPHKEMLKRSFVLVPLKDVYSEETYQGKSFDQLIATTGNQAEVWLSKESW
- a CDS encoding RelA/SpoT family protein gives rise to the protein MPKEEIMTGPGVIKLVSKYMAPQHVAFVQKACDYAEKAHEGQVRQSGEPYFIHPIQVAGILAELRMDPHTVATGFLHDVVEDTDVTLEDLANEFGADVAMLVDGVTKLGKIKYKSHEEQLAENHRKMLLAMAQDLRVIMVKLADRLHNMRTLKHLREDKQRRIAQETIEIYAPLAHRLGISRIKWELEDTALRYINPNQYYRIVNLMQSKRDEREAYVEEAVEDIRLATEDLDIYAEIYGRPKHIYSIYRKMKDQKKQFNEIYDLLAIRVIVDSIKDCYAVLGAIHTKWTPMPGRFKDYIAMPKANMYQSIHTTVIGPKGNPVEVQIRTHEMHQIAEFGVAAHWAYKEGKTEKVDEDNDTKQLSWFREILELQDESYDASEFMESVKGDIFSDKVYVFTPTGEVTELPKGSGPLDFAYSVHTEIGNKTTGAKVNGKMVQLDYTLKNGDIIEVLTSPNSFGPSRDWLKMVATSKARNKIKRFFKVQDREVNIIKGHDAISKYLIEHGFTPKEFLSKTKMAEALDRFNFQTEDDLYAAVGYGEISAQVVFNRLTEKERKEQEIERQKQEAEELMTQPVKKESDKMKVRHEGGIVIQGVENLLVRISRCCNPVPGDEIVGYITKGRGVSIHRADCPNVQHQEELAQRLIEVEWEDTDNSNKEYDADLEIYGYNRSGLLNDVLQVISSMTKNLVSVEAKPTKNKMAMIHVTVKIQNLAHLKTIVDKIKNIPDVYNVRRTNG